TCGTCGACCAGCGGCAGCTTCTCGATCTTGTGGCGGCGCAGCAGCTCCATGGCGTCCACGCCGGAGATGCCGACCTTGCCGGTGACCAGCGGCATCGGGGTCATGACCTCGCGCACCTGGCGGCTGCGGTCCGACTCGAAGGCCATGTCGCGGTTGGTCACGATGCCGAGCAGCTTGCCCGCCGGGTCGGTGACCGGGACGCCGCTGATGCGGAACTTGGCGCAGATCGCGTCGGCCTCGCCGAGCGTGGCGTCCGGGTGCACGGTGATCGGGTCGGTCACCATGCCGGACTCGGAGCGCTTCACCAGGTCGACCTGGTTCGCCTGGTCGGCGATGGAGAGGTTGCGGTGCAGGACACCGACACCGCCCTGACGCGCCATGGCGATGGCCATCCGGGACTCGGTGACCTTGTCCATCGCGGCGGAGAGCAGCGGGATGTTCACCCGCACGTTCCGGGAGATGTACGAGGAGGTGTCGATCTGGTCGGGCGCCATGTCGGACGCGCCCGGCAGCAGCAGTACATCGTCGTAGGTCAGCCCGAGTGTCGCGAATTTCTCGGGCACTCCGTCGATGTTGGTCATGACACCTTCCCCAATGGCCTTGATCGGTGCGGATGTCCATGCTAACGGGCCGCGGCCGTGTCTCATTCCACGATCAAGATCAGCGGGCAGCTTTGGACGTTCATACGTGTACGTGAGGGACACCCGCCCCTCCGAACCCTTACTGCTCGGCCAGCGCCCGCAGCCGGCTCAGCGCACGGTGCTGGGCCACCCGGACGGCCCCCGGGGACATCCCGAGCATCTGCCCGGTCTCCTCGGCGGTGAGTCCGACGGCCACCCGGAGGACGAGCAGCTCGCGCTGGTTCTCCGGGAGGTTGGCGAGCAGCTTCTTGGCCCATTCGGCGTCGTCGCTGAGCAGCGCCCGCTCCTCGGGCCCGAGCGAGTCGTCCGGCCTCTCGGGCATCTCGTCGGAGGGCACGGCCGTCGATCCCGGGTGCCGCATGGCGGCCCGCTGGAGGTCGGCGACCTTGTGTCCGGCGATCGCGAAGACGAAGGCCTCGAACGGCCTGCCCGTGTCCTTGTAGCGCGGCAGCGCCATCAGGACCGCGACGCAGACCTCCTGGGCCAGGTCCTCCACGAAGTGACGGGCGTCACCGGGCAGCCGGTTCAGCCGGGTACGGCAGTAGCGCAGGGCAAGGGGGTGCACGCGCGCGAGGAGGTCGTGCGTCGCCTGCTGGTCCCCCTCGACGGCACGGTGAACGAGTGCACCGATCTCCCCCTGCCCTGCGGGCACGGGGGACCCCATGGTCTCGTCGTCGCGCATCGCTCCATGGTGCCTTGACGCCTGCTCGTTCGCGGCACCGCGTCCGTAGTTGTGCACCGAAGCGTTATGAGCAGGTGCGCCGGCACTCATCTCCTGCGCCCTCCCCTTCCGCTGGTTGTCCGCTCGCTCGTTCGTCTCGTCCCCGAGGAACTCCACACCTTCAAGGATGCGGCATTCCGCGGAGAAGTGACACAAGCCCACCCCGTCCGCCGCTCGGCGGACGGGGATGCGGCCGATGGCCGCAGGTCAGCGGACCAGGCCCCAGCGGAATCCGAGGGCGACGGCGTGCGCCCGGTCGGAGGCGCCCAGCTTCTTGAACAGCCTGCGCGCGTGGGTCTTCACCGTGTCCTCGGAGAGGAAGAGCTCGCGCCCGATCTCCGCGTTGGACCGGCCGTGGCTCATGCCTTCGAGCACCTGGATCTCACGGGCGGTGAGGGTGGGCGCGGCGCCCATCTCGGCCGAACGCAGCCGGCGCGGGGCCAGTCGCCAGGTGGGGTCGGCGAGGGCCTGGGTGACGGTGGCCCGCAGCTCGGCGCGCGAGGCGTCCTTGTGCAGATAGCCACGGGCACCCGCGGCGACCGCGAGCGCGACGCCGTCCAGGTCCTCGGCGACGGTGAGCATGATGATGCGGGCGCCGGGATCCGCGGAGAGCAGCCGGCGGACGGTCTCCACGCCGCCCAGGCCGGGCATGCGCACGTCCATCAGAATCAGGTCCGAGCGGTCCGCGCCCCAGCGGCGGAGGACTTCCTCGCCGTTGGCCGCGGTGGTCACGCGCTCGACGCCGGGCACGGTCGCGACCGCCCGCCGAAGCGCCTCTCGGGCAAGCGGGGAGTCGTCGCAGACGAGGACGGAAGTCATGCCTGACCTCCGTTGCTCTCGCAGCTGAAGCGCGTCACCTTGAGCCTCCAGGGCTGGTACGTATCGTCACCTGTGCGGTTGACACCCCCGGACACCTGTCCGAGCGCTTTCTTCTTCAACCGCCTCCGCACTCTCTAACGACGGTCACTCGAAAGAGTTACGGGTCGGACGGCCGCCTTCGGCACTCTATGTGAGGGCCCGTACGCGGAGGAGAGCGTCGCAGGTCATCCGTCCTTCACCCGAAGCTATGCCCCATTTAGCGGGTTTTCTTCCCTTTTCGCGGTGTCTGTGGCTAGATTCGCAATGAGTCATATTTACATCTACTTAGACAGTAGTTGTACGGTCGGATCGAACCCGCGAGAGCGGGTACGCGACACCCGGCGGGGGGCGAAGGGCCCCCGTCGATCAGCCAGCCAAGCCATCAACCCGCCCACCAATCCGTTCGACACGGTTTCAAGGGGACTAGCGCAATGGCAGATTTCTCCCGCCTTCCCGGACCCAACGCCGATCTGTGGGACTGGCAACTGCTCGCGGCCTGCCGCGGGGTCGACAGCTCCCTGTTCTTCCACCCCGAGGGAGAGCGCGGCGCGGCACGGAGTGCGCGCGAGAACTCGGCGAAAGAGGTCTGCATGCGGTGCCCGGTACGCGCGGAGTGCGCGGCACACGCGCTCGCCGTACGGGAGCCCTACGGCGTCTGGGGCGGCCTCACCGAGGACGAACGCGAAGAGCTCATGGGTCGAGCCCGCAATCGCCTGGTCACGACGTCCGCCGCCGCGCGGACGTCCCACACGAGCTCGGCAGGCTTGGGTCACGCCTGAAGTAACGTTTCTGCACGACTGACCGGGACAACCGAAGACACGGGCCGGGCCCGCACCCACCCGGCTCCGGGAGCCGCGCCGCACGCGGCCCGGGGGCGTGCGGCGCCCGTGGCCGCGCGGGCCCGCGCCCGCCGCGCGGCGGACGGCCGCGGAACCGGGCCGTCGCCCGGACGGCGGGCGCGTACCCCCTCGGGGCGGAACGCGCTCGGCCGGCCGATACCGGCGGCCTCACCCGTACGGTCGCGGCCCCCTCACCCGTACGGCGCCGCGCACCCACTCCGACGGGCGTGCGCCCGCACCCGTCCGGCCGGACCCCGTTCCCCCGTACGGCGCAGCCCGACCCGTACCGCGGTCCCCCGGACGGCGGTCCACGGACCACCCGTACGGCGGCGGCCCGGCCTCACCCGGACGGGCTATGCCCGTGTCGTCGCCGACCGCTCGGCGGCGCGCTCAGCGGCGCGGGTCAGCTCGTCCAGGGTGGCCGCGACGGCCGGGACCTGGGCCAGGTCCGGAAGGGTGAGGGCCACGATCTCGCGCTCGACGGCGGGTTCCACCGTGACGGTGACGGCACCCTTGGGCCGTACGGACTCGAGGGCCAGCTCCGGCAGCACGGCCACGCCCAGACCGGCGCCCACCAGGCCGATCACGGCGGGGTAGTCGTCGGTGGCGAAGTCGATGCGCGGGGTGAAGCCGGCCTCGCGGCAGACGTCGACCAGTTGGCGGCGGCAGCGCGGGCAGCCGGCGATCCACGGGTCCTCGGCCAGTTCGCCGATGGCCACCGACTCCGCCCCGGCCAGCCGGTGCCCCTCGGGCACCAGGCCGACGAGCCGGTCGGCGAGGAGCGGGCGGACCACCAGGTCGTCCCAGGCGTCCGGGCCCGCCCCGTAACGGAAGGCGAGGGCCAGGTCGCAGTCGCCCTCGCGCAGCATCTCCACCGAACGCGGCGGCTCGGCCTCCACGAGGGAGACCCGGGTGCCGGGGTGGGCGGCGCGCAGCGCGGCGAGGGCGGTGGGCACCAGGGTGGAGCTGCCGCTCGGGAAGGAGACCAGGCGCACCCGCCCGGCCCGCAGGCCCGCGATGGCGGCGACCTCCTCCTCCGCGGCGGTGAGCCCGGCCAGGATCCCGGAGGCGTGGCGCACGAGGGCCTCGCCCGCCTGGGTGAGGCGCATCTCCCGTCCGGTGCGGATCAGCAGGGGCGTGCCGGCCGAGCCCTCCAGCGCCTTCATCTGCTGGCTCACGGCGGGCTGGGTGCAGCCCAGTTCGCGCGCGGCGGCGGAGAAGGAACCGGTGGCGGCGACGGCGCGCAGGACGCGGAGGTGGCGGGCCTCGATCATGACCCCAATCATAAGCCACCCTTGGATATGGCGCAGAATTCTTGCACCAAACTTTGAGGAAGCTCGCCTAGGCTGCCCCCATGGAACTGCTCAGCGTGAACGTGGGACGCCCCAGGACCGTCGACTACACCAACGCCCCCGGGGGCCGGACCGGCATCGACAAGCGCCCGGTCGACGGCCCCGTCCTGATCACGGCCCCCGCGCCCGGAGGGGCCAGCGGGGTCGCCGGGGACGCCGTGTGCGACCTGCGCTTCCACGGTGGCCCGGACCGGGCCGTGCACGCCTTCGCGCGCGAGGACATGGAGGTCTGGGAGGGCGAGCTCGGCCGCCCGCTGCCGCCCGGCTCCTTCGGCGAGAACCTCACCACCCGGGGCCTCGACGTGAACGGCGCCCTGATCGGCGAGCGCTGGCGGATCGGCCCCGACCTGGTGCTGGAGGTCACCGGCGGCCGCATCCCCTGCCGCACCTTCGCCGGCTTCGTCCAGGAGGACGCCTGGGTCCGCCGCCTCAACCGGTCGCCGGCGGGCCCGGGCGCGCTGCTGCGGGTGATCGAGCCGGGCGAGGTCCGCGCGGGCGACCCCGTCGAGGTCGTCCACCGCCCCGCCCACCCGATCACCGTCACGCGCCTCCACCACGCCGCCACCGCGGACCGCTCCCTGCTGCCGAGCACACTGGTGGCGGCCGAGTGGATGGAGTCGGGTCTGCTGGCGCTGGCGCGGAACCACGCGGAGAAGTACGGGGAGTAAGGCGGGCGGCCGGGGAGCGCCCCTTTCCCGCACACGGCGTTCACACGGCGCGGGTTACCGTGCCGCGTATGACGACTGCACTGATTACGGGCGCGACCGCCGGCATCGGCGCCGCCTTCGCCCGGCGGCTGGCCGCGGACGGGCACGACGTGGTGCTCGTGGCCCGCGATGTGAAGCGGCTTCGGGACCAGGCGACGGAGCTGCACGACCGGCACGGCATCGAGGCGGAGGTGCTGGCGGCCGACCTCTCCGAGGAGGAGGGGATCGAGGCCGTGGCGGCGCGGCTCTCGGACACCAGGAAGCCGGTGGACCTCCTGGTGAACAACGCCGGGTTCGGCAACAAGGGCCGGTTCCTCGAAGTGTCCATGGCCGACGAGCTGAAGATGCTGAAGGTGCACTGCGAGGCGGTGCTGCGGCTCACCTCGGCGGCGGCGGAGTCGATGCGGACCCGGGGGCGCGGCGGGGTGGTGAACGTCGCCTCGGTGGCCGCGTTCGTGCCGCGCGGCACGTACGGGGCGTCGAAGGCGTGGGTCGTGCAGTTCACGCAGGGCGCCGCGCGGGACCTCGCGGGGAGCGGGGTGCGGCTGATGGCGCTGTGCCCGGGGTTCGTGCGGACGGAGTTCCACCAGCGGGCGGGGATGGGGACGGACAACATCCCGGGCTGGATGTGGCTCGACGCGGACAAGCTGGTCTCCGCGGCGCTCGTCGACCTGGCCCGGGGGCGGACGCTGTCCATCCCCGATCCCCGCTACAAGGCGCTGATGGGCGTGGTGAAGCTGGCGCCGCGCGGGCTGCTGGGCGGGGTGTCCTCCCGAGCGGGGCGCAAGTACGGGCCCAAGTAGGGCCCGTACGCACGCCCGCTCGTGCGGCGGTCCGTGCGGCGGTCCGTGCGGTCAGTCCAGGCCCGGCCCCTCGTACGCCCCGATGTTGGGGGGCGATGTCGCCGACACGTCGTTCCCGAACCAGTCCCTGCCGCCGTTGTCCTCGATCGGGGCGCCGGCGGTCAGGGCCGGGGAGCCGGCCGCGAGCCGGAGGTCGGGCCGGAGCAGCGGGTCCGCGGTGAGGCCGCCGGGGTTCGGGCGGGCCATGGTGATGCCGTGGAAGAGGTTGTTCGCGAAGGAGAGCCCGGGGGTGGGGTTCTTGAACGCGTAGCCGCCGGGGGCGCCCTCGTTCACGAAGAGGTTGTTGGTGAGGGCGAGTTCGTGGCGGGTGGTGGCGGGGCTTCCGGCGTCGTCCTGGACGAGGTGGGCGGGGACGGCCGTCCGGTTGACGAAGGTGTTGTTGTAGATCCTGGTGTTGAGGATGGGGCCCCAGCAGTTCTGGATCAGGCGGGCGCCGTCGTCGACGCTGACGTTGTAGCGGACGACGGTGTCGAGGGTCCGGGCACCGCTGTAGGGGCAGATCAGCAGGAAGCCGCCGGCGTTGTCGTGGCTGTGGTTGTACTGGAAGACGGTCCCCTTGGAGGCGCCGTCTGCGTCGAAGGACATGCCGTCCTTGGTGTTGCCGCCGCCCGACACCTCGTTGTACTCGACGGTCGTGTCGTCCGTGTTGAAGGTCCAGATGCCGGCGTTGGCGGCCTTGGAACGCAGCTGGAAGCCGTCGACGCGGTTGTGGTCGACGCGGGCGCCGCTGGTGGTGTCGATCTTGATGCCGTCGCCGGCGATCGAGGTCAGCGAGTTGTGGTGCACCCGGACGCCGAGGCTGGGGGTCCAGGGGCCGGGGAAGGCGACCGGGTCCTGCTGGTTCCCGACCAGGTCGCGCTTGGAGAAGCGGGACTTGAAGTAGACGCCCTCGCGGTCGACGTCCCGGATCTCGTTGTGGCCGATGTCGAGGCCGTCGTACCAGCTGGGGACGGTGGTGCCCTCGACGGCGACGTGGATGGCGCTGGAGCCGGTGAGGGTCTTGGAGTCGCCGCCGCGCACGTCGTGGATGGAGAGGTGGTCGAGGGTGATGCCCTTGGCCGCGCCGTAGTCCGCGAGGCGCAGCCGGACGCCGTTGCGCTCGGTGCCGGGGGCCGCCGCGTTGGTGATCTCCAGCCGGGTGAGGCGGACGTACTGGGTGTCGGCGAGGAGGACGGCGTCGTGGGCGCCGTTGCCGTCGATGACCGCGCGGCCGGGCGCGCCGCCGTAGTCGGCGATGGTGAAGACGGCCCCGGGGGCGCCCGCGCCCCGCGGCTGGAGCGTGCCGGTGCAGGTGGTGCCGCGCTTGAACAGGAGCCGGTCGCCGGGCCCGTAGGGGTGGGCGTTGGCCTCGGCCAGGGTGGTCCAGGGGCGTCGGGCGCTGCCGTCGCCGGGGGCGGCGGCCGAGCAGTCGACGTAGTGGCGGTCGCCGGTCCGCGGGGCGGCCGTGGCGGGGACGGCGGTCAGGAACGGTAGTGCCAGGGCGGCGGCGGTGAGGGCCGCGAAGGTACGGCGCTGGGTCACTGGTCCTCCGGGTCGGGGGCGTCGAGGGCGATGCGGGAGGTGCTGCCGTTCTGCCAGGTCACGTGGAGCGTGCGGGCACCGCTGACCTGGACGTTCGCGAGGTCGGACACGGGGGCGGGGGTGGCGGCGGAGCCGGGCTCGGGGCCGGGTTCGGCGGTGAGCGAGGCGAGGGCCACGAAGAGGGCGGCGGGTCCGGCGGTGGTGCCGTGCAGGGCGGGGGTGCGGGTGGGGCCCGGGCCCTGGAGGGTGGCGCCGGTGGGGAGTTCGGCGAGCCCGGGGCCGTAGCCGTGGACGGGGTGGAGCTGGGAGACCGGCCCGTCGGGGTGGACGGTCCAGCCGGTCAGCCGGACGGGGGTCCCCTCCGGGGCGTCCAGGACGAGGTGGGCGCGGACCTCGGCGCGGCCGTGGACGAGGACGGCGGACACGACGCGGACGCCGGGGAGCGGCGCGTGCAGGGAGACGGCCCGGTCGGGACCGGTGCCGAGCGGGGTGACCGGGCCGCGGGGGGTGGCGCGGCCGTCGGCGTCGAGCAGGGCGAAGTGGTTGTCGGCGGGGTCGGGGGCGGTGGTGGGGCCGG
The DNA window shown above is from Streptomyces showdoensis and carries:
- a CDS encoding WhiB family transcriptional regulator, yielding MADFSRLPGPNADLWDWQLLAACRGVDSSLFFHPEGERGAARSARENSAKEVCMRCPVRAECAAHALAVREPYGVWGGLTEDEREELMGRARNRLVTTSAAARTSHTSSAGLGHA
- a CDS encoding response regulator transcription factor, whose protein sequence is MTSVLVCDDSPLAREALRRAVATVPGVERVTTAANGEEVLRRWGADRSDLILMDVRMPGLGGVETVRRLLSADPGARIIMLTVAEDLDGVALAVAAGARGYLHKDASRAELRATVTQALADPTWRLAPRRLRSAEMGAAPTLTAREIQVLEGMSHGRSNAEIGRELFLSEDTVKTHARRLFKKLGASDRAHAVALGFRWGLVR
- a CDS encoding sigma-70 family RNA polymerase sigma factor, translated to MRDDETMGSPVPAGQGEIGALVHRAVEGDQQATHDLLARVHPLALRYCRTRLNRLPGDARHFVEDLAQEVCVAVLMALPRYKDTGRPFEAFVFAIAGHKVADLQRAAMRHPGSTAVPSDEMPERPDDSLGPEERALLSDDAEWAKKLLANLPENQRELLVLRVAVGLTAEETGQMLGMSPGAVRVAQHRALSRLRALAEQ
- a CDS encoding MOSC domain-containing protein, with protein sequence MELLSVNVGRPRTVDYTNAPGGRTGIDKRPVDGPVLITAPAPGGASGVAGDAVCDLRFHGGPDRAVHAFAREDMEVWEGELGRPLPPGSFGENLTTRGLDVNGALIGERWRIGPDLVLEVTGGRIPCRTFAGFVQEDAWVRRLNRSPAGPGALLRVIEPGEVRAGDPVEVVHRPAHPITVTRLHHAATADRSLLPSTLVAAEWMESGLLALARNHAEKYGE
- a CDS encoding LysR family transcriptional regulator; the protein is MIEARHLRVLRAVAATGSFSAAARELGCTQPAVSQQMKALEGSAGTPLLIRTGREMRLTQAGEALVRHASGILAGLTAAEEEVAAIAGLRAGRVRLVSFPSGSSTLVPTALAALRAAHPGTRVSLVEAEPPRSVEMLREGDCDLALAFRYGAGPDAWDDLVVRPLLADRLVGLVPEGHRLAGAESVAIGELAEDPWIAGCPRCRRQLVDVCREAGFTPRIDFATDDYPAVIGLVGAGLGVAVLPELALESVRPKGAVTVTVEPAVEREIVALTLPDLAQVPAVAATLDELTRAAERAAERSATTRA
- a CDS encoding SDR family NAD(P)-dependent oxidoreductase, whose amino-acid sequence is MTTALITGATAGIGAAFARRLAADGHDVVLVARDVKRLRDQATELHDRHGIEAEVLAADLSEEEGIEAVAARLSDTRKPVDLLVNNAGFGNKGRFLEVSMADELKMLKVHCEAVLRLTSAAAESMRTRGRGGVVNVASVAAFVPRGTYGASKAWVVQFTQGAARDLAGSGVRLMALCPGFVRTEFHQRAGMGTDNIPGWMWLDADKLVSAALVDLARGRTLSIPDPRYKALMGVVKLAPRGLLGGVSSRAGRKYGPK
- a CDS encoding right-handed parallel beta-helix repeat-containing protein; this encodes MTQRRTFAALTAAALALPFLTAVPATAAPRTGDRHYVDCSAAAPGDGSARRPWTTLAEANAHPYGPGDRLLFKRGTTCTGTLQPRGAGAPGAVFTIADYGGAPGRAVIDGNGAHDAVLLADTQYVRLTRLEITNAAAPGTERNGVRLRLADYGAAKGITLDHLSIHDVRGGDSKTLTGSSAIHVAVEGTTVPSWYDGLDIGHNEIRDVDREGVYFKSRFSKRDLVGNQQDPVAFPGPWTPSLGVRVHHNSLTSIAGDGIKIDTTSGARVDHNRVDGFQLRSKAANAGIWTFNTDDTTVEYNEVSGGGNTKDGMSFDADGASKGTVFQYNHSHDNAGGFLLICPYSGARTLDTVVRYNVSVDDGARLIQNCWGPILNTRIYNNTFVNRTAVPAHLVQDDAGSPATTRHELALTNNLFVNEGAPGGYAFKNPTPGLSFANNLFHGITMARPNPGGLTADPLLRPDLRLAAGSPALTAGAPIEDNGGRDWFGNDVSATSPPNIGAYEGPGLD